In Armatimonadota bacterium, a genomic segment contains:
- the eno gene encoding phosphopyruvate hydratase, producing the protein MPTIEYVLAREILDSRGNPTVEVEVHLDDGSIGRAAVPSGASTGAHEAVELRDGDKSRYLGKGVKKAVDNVNERIAAEIIDLDATDQVAIDELMIELDGTPNKSNLGANAILGVSLAVAKAAAESLGLPLYRYIGGTSARELPVPMMNILNGGKHADNSVDLQEFMVMPLGAPNFAEALRMGAEVFHHLKAVLKSKGMSTAVGDEGGFAPNLQNNEQAIEVIVEAIEKAGYQPGKDAYIALDPAASELYDEAKKKGEEGKYFFWKSNILKTREEMVDFWANLVEKYPIILIEDGMAEDDWDGWKMLTERLGKKIQLVGDDVFVTNTERIKKGIEMGVANSVLIKLNQIGTLTETLAAIELAKRHNYTAVVSHRSGETEDATIAHVAVAMNTGQIKTGAPSRTDRVAKYNELLRIEEELADTAVFRGLDVFYNLRKS; encoded by the coding sequence ATGCCGACGATAGAATATGTCCTAGCGCGGGAAATCCTCGATTCACGAGGGAATCCTACAGTTGAGGTTGAGGTTCACCTTGACGATGGAAGCATAGGCAGGGCGGCGGTTCCCTCTGGAGCCTCTACTGGCGCCCACGAGGCAGTTGAGCTTAGGGATGGCGACAAGTCTCGCTACCTTGGAAAGGGAGTAAAGAAGGCAGTTGATAATGTAAACGAGCGAATTGCTGCCGAAATCATTGATTTAGACGCCACCGACCAAGTTGCAATTGACGAACTAATGATTGAACTTGACGGTACACCAAACAAAAGCAACCTTGGAGCGAACGCAATTCTAGGTGTTTCGCTTGCGGTGGCAAAGGCGGCTGCTGAGTCGCTAGGTTTGCCTCTTTACAGATACATTGGAGGAACTAGCGCACGCGAGCTCCCAGTTCCAATGATGAATATCCTCAATGGTGGCAAGCATGCAGACAACAGCGTTGATCTCCAGGAGTTCATGGTTATGCCTTTAGGCGCCCCAAACTTTGCAGAAGCTCTCAGAATGGGTGCCGAAGTTTTTCACCACTTAAAAGCAGTTCTAAAGAGCAAAGGAATGAGTACCGCTGTCGGTGATGAGGGTGGATTTGCCCCTAACCTCCAGAACAACGAGCAGGCAATAGAAGTCATTGTCGAAGCTATCGAGAAGGCAGGCTACCAGCCGGGCAAGGATGCGTATATTGCCCTTGACCCAGCGGCATCTGAGCTTTATGACGAGGCTAAAAAGAAGGGTGAAGAAGGAAAATACTTCTTCTGGAAATCGAACATACTAAAGACTAGAGAAGAGATGGTAGATTTTTGGGCTAACTTAGTTGAAAAATACCCAATTATTCTAATCGAGGACGGCATGGCTGAGGATGACTGGGATGGCTGGAAGATGCTCACGGAGCGGCTTGGGAAAAAGATTCAGCTCGTTGGAGATGATGTCTTTGTAACAAACACCGAACGAATTAAAAAAGGCATCGAAATGGGCGTAGCGAACTCCGTTCTAATAAAGCTTAATCAGATTGGCACGCTGACTGAGACGCTGGCGGCGATTGAGTTAGCAAAACGCCATAACTACACTGCAGTAGTATCCCATCGCTCGGGCGAAACCGAAGATGCAACCATCGCTCATGTTGCAGTGGCCATGAATACCGGCCAAATCAAGACTGGTGCACCATCGCGCACCGACAGAGTTGCAAAATACAACGAGCTCCTGCGAATTGAAGAGGAGCTGGCCGACACAGCGGTTTTCCGTGGCCTTGACGTGTTCTACAATCTTAGAAAATCGTGA
- a CDS encoding MerR family transcriptional regulator, with translation MAQRDEDEPVYMIGVAAKLCEMHPQTLRMYERIGLIKPKRVGRKNRMYSDRDIERLRQIQRLTQDLGVNLAGVEVIFRLLEQMENMRKTMEEEMNRMREEMERRIMELEQQR, from the coding sequence ATGGCGCAGAGAGATGAAGATGAACCCGTATACATGATAGGCGTAGCGGCTAAACTGTGTGAGATGCATCCGCAGACGCTCAGAATGTATGAGCGCATCGGGCTCATCAAGCCCAAGCGCGTTGGAAGAAAAAATCGCATGTATTCGGACCGCGACATTGAGCGACTGCGCCAAATTCAGCGTCTCACACAGGATTTAGGTGTCAATCTTGCCGGCGTTGAAGTCATATTTCGCCTGCTCGAGCAGATGGAAAACATGCGGAAAACCATGGAAGAAGAGATGAACCGCATGCGGGAGGAGATGGAACGCCGAATAATGGAGCTCGAGCAGCAGCGTTAG